CGTTGTTCAGGATCTCCACCCACATGGGGTGTTCCAGACCGTCACCGACGAAATATTGCATGTGGATAACGCCGCTGCCGGGCAGGTTTGCCAGGATCATGCCGAATGCCATGGGCAGCAGGATCAGCGGCTCAAACTCTTTGACGATGGCCAGGTACAGCAAAAAGCAGCCCACGCAGATCATAACTGCGTACAGGTAGCCGCCCGGCTCGCCAAACTTCGCAAAGCCGGAGCTTTGGAAAATACCGACCAGAGTATCAATAAACTGTGTCATGCTCTTCCTCCTCTGTTAAAACGGTGCGGTGGTGTCGTTTACACCCGCATTGCCCCAGCCGTTCTTGCTGCGGCGCACAGCCTTGAGGGTGTACTTGCCGTTGCCCATTGCATGGATTGCTGCCATAATGGCGGCGATCACATCACCGCGAATGCCCTCTTCCACCTGAGGAGCGGGAGCAGCTGCGGCCTGCTGCACGGGTGCAGCGGGCTGTACAGCGGGAGCCTTGGCGGCTTCCTTGGCAGCCTTCTTCTTTGCGTTCATCGAATCGAAGATCTTGCCTTCCAGCGTGATAATCGCCATCAGCAGGATAAGGATCAAGAACACCAGTACGATGCCGGTAATGGTAACGACCACGTCAAAACCTAAATCCATGGTTTTCCTCCTGTTTCTTGTATACTGCGTCCGATACAAGATCGTCAGCAGAAAATCAATTTGGGTACATTATACCTTATTTTCCAATTTATTTCAACAAAAATAGATATTTTTTCTTTTTGGCGCTTTTGTTCAGATTCATGGATAAATGGTGCAGCTTTGGTCATCTGCGGCCAATGCGGGGCGTTGCATCCAAAAAGCCGGTTTCCAGCTTGTCGTTCAGGCCAAGGCTCATGGCAGTGCCCAGTGCCACACAGTTGACGGGATCGGGCGAAACCGTCACCTCCACCTTCAGCTCTTCGCTCAGGTATTCGGTAAGGCCGTGCAGCTGTGCACCGCCGCCGGTCAGCATGACACCATTGCGGAAGATATCGCCTGCCAGTTCCGGAGGGGTCTTTTCCAGCACCTGATGGGCTGCGGTGCCGATCTGCTCGCTGAGCATCATGACCGGGTCGTACAGGTCGTCAGTGGAAACATTCACACGCACCGGCAGGCCGGTGAGCAGGCTGCGGCCCTTGATCTCCATGGTCTCGTGGAAATCAGTCTTCTGGGGGCAGCAGGCCACGTTCTTTTTCAGCTCTTCGGCGGTGCGCTGGCCAATGGCAACGCTGTACTTGTTGCGCACGAACTTGAGGATCTCTTCGTCGTAGTGGTTGCCGGCCACGCGCACGCTGGTGGCCTTGACCTTGCCGCCCAGAGAAAGCACTGCAATATCGGTGGTGCCGCCGCCGATATCAATGATCATGCGGCCCTCCGGCTGGGTGATGTCGATGCCGGAGCCAAGGGCAGCGGCAATGGGTTCGTCGATCAGGTACACCTGACGGGCACCGGCGGCCACCACAGCCTCCACCACGGCATCGCTTTCAATGCCGGTAATGGCGGCGGGCACACAGACGGCCACACGGGGCTTGACCATGTGGGAGCTGTACACCTGCTTGACAAAACGGCAGATCAGCTCACGGGTCATGGTATGGTCACTGATCACACCGTCCTTCAGCGGGAAGATGGCAGAAATATAGTTCGGGGTGCGGCCCACCATAGCAAGGGCCTTATCGCCTGCTTCCAGCACGGTCTTCTTGCGGGTATCCATTGCCACAACGCTGGGCTGGTTGAGCACAACGCCCTTGCCCTCCTGCGCAATGATAATGGTAGTGGTACCAAGATCGATACCGATATCGTTCTGTGCCATAAGTTCTCTTTTTCCTTTCTTTGGTTCCTCTATCGAAACAACGGCCTGTTGATGCAGGCCGGAAATCATACCAGTCTACAGTATAGCATAGTTGCCGTAAAAAGTATACCGGTTTTGACGCAATGCAGCATTGGCACCGTTCACTCCGTCCCGCCTGCGCTCGCCAGACCACCAGCGTGAGAAGTCCTCGCACTTCCCGTCGGGCTTTTCTGTCGATTTTAGTCGCAGCCTACACTTTAGACATGGCTTCGCGCATCTTGCCGGAGCGAACGGTGCCGATGCCATCAGGACGGCAGATAGTTTCTCCAGCGAATGACCGGGAAGTGGGGCCCCGATACGAAGTATTGGGGCGGAACCGTGGGTTCCGGGCTGTTCGCGGAGAAAGCTATCTGCTGGCCTGCCCTATTCTGCTTCCGTCTGTTCCGGCGGCAGCTCTGCCTGCAAAAGATAGGCAAGGCCGCTGTAGCGCAGGTTCTGGCGGATGTTGCCCATCATGCGGTTCACAACGTCCCTGCGGCCCGCCACGATGCACAGCTTCCGTGCACGGGTAACGCCGGTGTAGAACAGGTTGCGGTAGCACAGCCGCGGCGGCACCTGCGCCACCGGCAGGATCACCGCCGGGAACTCGCTGCCCTGACTTTTGTGTACCGTGATGGCATAGGCGATCTCCAGCTCGCCCAGGTTCTCTGCCGGGTAGACCAGCCGCTTGTCATCCATGCGCACCACCATGGAGCGATCCCGCGTGTTGATGCTCTCCACAATGCCGATGTCGCCATTGTAGGCACCCACGCCCTGCTCCCCGCCAATGCGGTTCCAGATGATCTCGTAATTATTGCGCACCTGCATCACCTTATCGCCCACGCGGAACACCCGGGCGGCGCTTTGCAGCTGGGGCTTGCCCGTCTGTTCCGGATTCAGCAGGTTCTGCAGTTCCACATTCAGTGCCTGTGTGCCGGTAGGGCCAAGCTTGGTGGGGCACAGCACCTGAATGTCCCGGATCGGATCGAAGCCGTAGCTGCGCGGCAGGCGGGTGGTGACCAGATCACACACCAACCGCTGGGCCGCATCGCCGTCCGATTCCAAAAAGAAGAAGTCGTCGGTCTTACCGCCCTTCTGCAGCGGTTCACCTGAGATGATGTGGTGGGCGTTCTCCACGATCAGGCTGCGCTTTGCCTGCCGGAAGATCTCGTTCAGGCACACGGTGGGCACCAGCCCGGAGCGGATGATCTCGCCCAGAATATTGCCGGGGCCGACGCTGGGCAGCTGGTCGGCATCACCTACCATGATAATGCGGCAGCTGTAGCGCAGCGCTGCGATCAGGGCCTGAAACAGCTTCACATCCACCATGCTCATTTCGTCCAGAATGACCACATCGCACTTGAGCAGGTTCTTGTCGTTGTGGATAAAGCTGACCACGCCGCCGGTGTAGTCCACCTCCAAAAGACGGTGGATGGTGCTGGCCTTGCGGCCGGTCAGCTCACTCAGCCGTTTAGCCGCGCGGCCGGTGGGCGCACACAGGGCCACCCGTTCCGCCTGATCTTCCAGCAGCTGCAGAATGGCGTTGACGGTGGTGGTCTTGCCGGTGCCGGGGCCGCCGGTGAGCACAAGGCAGTTCTCGGTCATGGCTTTGCGGATGGCTTCCTTCTGCAGGGGCGCATAGGCAAAGCCCTGCGTCAGTTCCAGAATTTGAATGTTTTTATCCAGCCCGTGGGCGGTATTCTTGCCCCGTTTTGTCAGCATGGCAAGCCGGGCAGCAATGTCCTCCTCGGCTTCCAGCAGGTCGGGCAGATAAATATACGGTGTGCCGTCAAACAGCTTCACCCGCAGTTCTTCGGTGCGGATGCACTCGTCCAGCGCAGCAGCCAGCTTTTCCGGCGGCTGATGGATAAAATTGGATGCCGTTTCCAGCAGCTGGGTGCGCGGCAGGCAGGTGTGGCCGTTGCCCGCGTTGTGGCGCAGGGTGCGCAGCAGGGCCGCTTCCAGCCGCTGGGCGCAGTCGCCTTCCATGTGGTAATACTGGGCAATGCTGTCCGCGTGGCGGAAATCCAGCTGCAGCGGTTCGCCGCAGAGCAGATAGGGATTTGCCGCAATGGCCTGCATGGCCCCTGGGCCGAAGGTGCGGAACACCTCCATCGCGCGGCGCGGGCTGATCTCGAACTGCGCCAGATAGGCGATCAGCTCCCGCATCCCAAACATCCGCTTGAACTCCTGCTGGATGCGGTCGGCCTTGTCCGCCGAGATGCCGGGCACCTGCGTGAGCCGGGCCGGGTCGTTGGCGATCACCTCAAGCGCCTGGGCACCGAACAGGTCGATGATCTTATCCGCCGTCTTGGCCCCGATGTACGGCAGTGACCGGCTGGCAAGGAAGGCGTACACCGCTTCCAGATCCTTGGGCATGTCGGTCTCGCACTCCTGTGCGTGGAACTGGCGGCCATAGGTGGCGTGGTTCTCGTAGCGGCCGCGGCAGACCACGCTTTCGCCCGCGTGCAGTTCACCCACAATGCCGCACACCACTGTGACCACACCGCCGCCGGACACCTCGAACACCATATAGCCGTTGTCGGTGTTCTCGTAGATGATGTCCTCCACGGTGCCCTCGATCTGTTCCAGCTGCTGCTCTGCCATGCGCTCACCTCCTGCCAAATTACACAATCATAAGTAGTATAACGCTTTTGGCGGGATTTGTAAATCATCCGGGCAGACTGCAGTGCAGCCCTACCGTGGAGAAATATGTGCGCAAGTTTAAAATTATAAGCATACATACGTTCTATTTTGATTGTTTATCAGGTTGCGCAAGTTCCTCTTCGTGCGCAAGTTCAAACTTATGCAGCCTTTGGAACTTACGCAGCTTGATAAAGTTCGTTTTCAATCGATGGTTCGTTTAAAAGTTTAAACTTGCTCAGATAACGCTCCTACAGTAGCACCTGATAAAGTTCCCTGAAACCAAGGGCTGTGGGCTGGGAGTTTCTCCAGCGAATGTCCGGGAAGTGGGGCCCCGTGCGTAAGCACAGGGGCGGAACCGTGGGTTCCGGGCTGTTCGCGGAGAAAGCTCCCAGCACGCGGCCTACTCTACAGCCCGAACAGCAAAAAAGCTCCCCTTTGCAGGAGAGCTTGCGAACATTCTTTAAGCGTTTGCGGTGCGGGCATCGTGTTCCTTCTCGACGTCCTTTTCCTTCTGCAGGCGTTTGCGCACCACAAAGTAGGCCGGAATGAGGAAGAAGCAGGCAAAGAACCATGCCACCGGGCTTGCGATGCAGGCCGCAAAGTAGCCCCACAGCGGCACGAACCAGAAGCCCACCATGGCGCGGGCGATCATCTCGGCCACACCGGCAAACATGGCAAGGCCGGAGAAGCCCAGACCCTGAATGGTGTAGCGGTAGATAATGAGCACCGCCAGCGGGATGTAGAATACGCTGTTCCAGAAGATAAAGCTCTGGGCATTGGCCATGATGGCGGTCTCGCTGGCATCCAGGAACAGGCCGATGAGCAGCTTATCCGTCACGCGCAGGATGAGGAAGGACGCAATGCTGTATACGCAGCCGATGCCGAGGGCGGTGTACACACCCCGGTCCACACGGTCCAGGTCCTTTGCGCCCATATTCTGGCTGGCATAGGTGGTCATCGCTGTGCCGATACTCTCCAGCGGCACGCAGAGGAACTGCGCAGCCTTGCCGCCGGCGGTCTGCGCGGCCACGATGTCGCTGCCCAGACCGTTCACCGCACCCTGCAGCACCACGCTGCCAATGGCCGTAATGCTGCACTGCAGGCCCATGGGAATGCCCATGCTGCACAGCTTTGCGCAGTGGGTCAGGCTGAAACAGCCCTCTTCCCTGCTCCAGCGCAGCTCCGGGTAGTGGCGCAGGATGTACAAAAGACTGCCCAGACCCGCCACAGCCTGACTGACCACAGTGGCAAATGCCGCACCGAATGCCCCCATCTGGAACACGATGATGCACACCAGATCCAGCCCGATGTTCAAAAAGCTTGCCACCAGCAGGAAATACAGCGGGCGCTTGCTGTCGCCCAGTGCACGCATCAGGGCGCTGGTCACATTATAAAGCAGAGTGAAGGGGATGCCTGCAAAAATGGTGCGGATGTAGATATCCGCAAGGTCGATGATGTTTTCCGGGGTGTTCGTCCACACCAGCACCGAGCGGGTCAGCGCCACAGTGACAATGGTCAGCACCACCGCAAAGAAGATGGACAGCCACACGGTATTGGCGGTGTAGCGGCGCAT
Above is a genomic segment from Faecalibacterium taiwanense containing:
- a CDS encoding ATP-dependent RecD-like DNA helicase; protein product: MAEQQLEQIEGTVEDIIYENTDNGYMVFEVSGGGVVTVVCGIVGELHAGESVVCRGRYENHATYGRQFHAQECETDMPKDLEAVYAFLASRSLPYIGAKTADKIIDLFGAQALEVIANDPARLTQVPGISADKADRIQQEFKRMFGMRELIAYLAQFEISPRRAMEVFRTFGPGAMQAIAANPYLLCGEPLQLDFRHADSIAQYYHMEGDCAQRLEAALLRTLRHNAGNGHTCLPRTQLLETASNFIHQPPEKLAAALDECIRTEELRVKLFDGTPYIYLPDLLEAEEDIAARLAMLTKRGKNTAHGLDKNIQILELTQGFAYAPLQKEAIRKAMTENCLVLTGGPGTGKTTTVNAILQLLEDQAERVALCAPTGRAAKRLSELTGRKASTIHRLLEVDYTGGVVSFIHNDKNLLKCDVVILDEMSMVDVKLFQALIAALRYSCRIIMVGDADQLPSVGPGNILGEIIRSGLVPTVCLNEIFRQAKRSLIVENAHHIISGEPLQKGGKTDDFFFLESDGDAAQRLVCDLVTTRLPRSYGFDPIRDIQVLCPTKLGPTGTQALNVELQNLLNPEQTGKPQLQSAARVFRVGDKVMQVRNNYEIIWNRIGGEQGVGAYNGDIGIVESINTRDRSMVVRMDDKRLVYPAENLGELEIAYAITVHKSQGSEFPAVILPVAQVPPRLCYRNLFYTGVTRARKLCIVAGRRDVVNRMMGNIRQNLRYSGLAYLLQAELPPEQTEAE
- a CDS encoding OadG family transporter subunit — encoded protein: MDLGFDVVVTITGIVLVFLILILLMAIITLEGKIFDSMNAKKKAAKEAAKAPAVQPAAPVQQAAAAPAPQVEEGIRGDVIAAIMAAIHAMGNGKYTLKAVRRSKNGWGNAGVNDTTAPF
- a CDS encoding rod shape-determining protein: MAQNDIGIDLGTTTIIIAQEGKGVVLNQPSVVAMDTRKKTVLEAGDKALAMVGRTPNYISAIFPLKDGVISDHTMTRELICRFVKQVYSSHMVKPRVAVCVPAAITGIESDAVVEAVVAAGARQVYLIDEPIAAALGSGIDITQPEGRMIIDIGGGTTDIAVLSLGGKVKATSVRVAGNHYDEEILKFVRNKYSVAIGQRTAEELKKNVACCPQKTDFHETMEIKGRSLLTGLPVRVNVSTDDLYDPVMMLSEQIGTAAHQVLEKTPPELAGDIFRNGVMLTGGGAQLHGLTEYLSEELKVEVTVSPDPVNCVALGTAMSLGLNDKLETGFLDATPRIGRR
- a CDS encoding MATE family efflux transporter, with protein sequence MTKDMTQGSPLKLILAFAVPLMLGSLFQQFYNLADTIIVGRFVGVEALAAVGSVGGLNYLVLGFVNGIACGFSIPISWTFGAKDYKEMRRYTANTVWLSIFFAVVLTIVTVALTRSVLVWTNTPENIIDLADIYIRTIFAGIPFTLLYNVTSALMRALGDSKRPLYFLLVASFLNIGLDLVCIIVFQMGAFGAAFATVVSQAVAGLGSLLYILRHYPELRWSREEGCFSLTHCAKLCSMGIPMGLQCSITAIGSVVLQGAVNGLGSDIVAAQTAGGKAAQFLCVPLESIGTAMTTYASQNMGAKDLDRVDRGVYTALGIGCVYSIASFLILRVTDKLLIGLFLDASETAIMANAQSFIFWNSVFYIPLAVLIIYRYTIQGLGFSGLAMFAGVAEMIARAMVGFWFVPLWGYFAACIASPVAWFFACFFLIPAYFVVRKRLQKEKDVEKEHDARTANA